The Bacillota bacterium DNA segment GGCTCCGACAATGGCGACCGACTGGGGGTTGAAGAAAGTCGACAGCGACGGCTGCGGCACGGGATCCACTTCCTTCGCGGCGGCGCGACGACGATTGTCGTTCTGGCGGTAGGCCATGGCCATGTACCTCAACTCCTTGAACGAAGGTTGGAGTGACGAAAGGTTGGAGGGTAGTTCAAAGGGTGAAAGAACGGCCAATTGTTTTCAGCGCTCGATAAATCCTCAGAGCATAGTCTAACACAATTTCCAGGGCCTATAAACCCCCAGGACCAAATTGGCGCTTTTCGTTTTTCCACTCAATTCCGAATCCGGTCTTACCGAGGCCGGGCCGTAGGCTCAGGTAGATGCAGGTTGGCTGGCCTCCCTCTCCCCCCGCCCGACTATCCCGGCCACGGCCGGAACATAATAAGAACCCGCGACTTCCCGGACCTGTTGTCCGGGGCGCCGTGGGCGACGGTCAAAGAGGGGCAATAGCCAGCGACCGAGAAGGGAGCAAGAACCGATTGGGCGACATCTACCGGGCCACTCTTGCCGGCAGCGTCTGGGCCACCCTGGCCAAGGCGGTCATCCTGCTCGGCGGCTACCTGGTCAACCTGTCCCGGTTCAACCTTTATAACCTGCTGGGGAGCATCTTCGTGCGTTCGGTGCGGGCTCCGTGGAGCCTGGTCAATGCGGTGGGCTTGGGCATCGACCTGATCCTCGGGATCGCCGCCGGACTGATCTACGCCAGCCTGGCCAAGGACCGCTCGAACGTCTTCTGGGGGGCGATCTACGGGATCGCCCTGTGGATCATCAGCGGCCTGTCCATCTTCGCCTTCAGTCTGGGGCCGACCCTCTGGTCGATGGGTTCCCGGACGACCATGGCCACTCTCACCGGCTATCTGGTCTACGGGGCCGTCTTAGGGGCGACCCTGGCCACCGCCGTCAAGAGCGACAAGGCCCGGGCATAGGGAGACCGCCGGCCGGTCGCCGGCGCCGGCCGGCGCGTCGGCCGGGCGATAACCGGGCGGGACGGGTTGGGGAGGAACGGGCAAGGTCCCTCCGGCCACCTCCTTGATCACCCTGGCCAGGGCCCACAGGTCGAAAGGCTTGCTCAGGTGGCGGCAGGCGCCGGCGGCAAGGGCCCGTTTGGAGACGTTGGGATCGACTTGGCCGGTGAGAGTGATGACCCTGATCCGTCGGTTGGCCTCGGTCACCAATCTGGCGGCGACGAGTCCGTTCATGACCGGCATCGCCACGTCCATCACGATGAC contains these protein-coding regions:
- a CDS encoding YqhR family membrane protein, producing the protein MGDIYRATLAGSVWATLAKAVILLGGYLVNLSRFNLYNLLGSIFVRSVRAPWSLVNAVGLGIDLILGIAAGLIYASLAKDRSNVFWGAIYGIALWIISGLSIFAFSLGPTLWSMGSRTTMATLTGYLVYGAVLGATLATAVKSDKARA
- a CDS encoding response regulator transcription factor: MVRVLLADDYAPTREVIRLFLTRFGEFIVVGEAADGQEAVRLAGTLQPDVIVMDVAMPVMNGLVAARLVTEANRRIRVITLTGQVDPNVSKRALAAGACRHLSKPFDLWALARVIKEVAGGTLPVPPQPVPPGYRPADAPAGAGDRPAVSLCPGLVALDGGGQGRP